The Deinococcus hopiensis KR-140 sequence TCAAAGGCCACCACGCGGCGTCCCGTGGCGTCAAACTGCGGCTGGTACTGCACGCTCAGCTCTCCGCCCGCGAGCGCCCCGCGGATGTCCACCGCCAGCCGTGAGCGGTGCTGCTCGGACGCGTTCATTTCCTGGGTGAAAAACCGGATGTCGTTCTTGCCCCCGTGCTTGGCCTGGTACATGGCGGTGTCGGCGTGCCGCAGCAGCGTGTCGGCGTCACTGCCGTCGTCCGGGTACAGGCTGACCCCAATAGACGCTGTGATGTGCGCGGTGACGTTGCCCAGCAAGTAGGGCTGCTCCAGGGCCGTCCGGACCCGGTGGGCCGTCTCCACCACCTCGGCCTGCGTCAGCCGCTCCTCAATCAAAATGGTGAATTCGTCGCCGCTCATACGGGCCACGGTGGCGTGCCGCGGGGCGGCCTGCCCCAGCCGCCGCGCCACCTCGCGCAGCAGGGCGTCTCCCACGGCGTGGCCCAGCGTGTCGTTCACGAGCTTGAAGCCGTCAAGGTCCACGAACATCACCAGGAGGCTGCGGCCTTGGGTCCGCGCCAGCGCGATGGAACGGACCAGCTCCTCCTCGAAAAACCACCGCGTGGGCAGGCCGGTCAGGGCGTCGTGCCGCGCCTGGTACGCCAGCTGCGAGAGGATGGCTTCGAGTTCTGCCGTCCGTTCGCGCACCTTGGCTTCCAGCCCCGCCGAGGCCGCCTGCAGCTTGATGTTGGCCAGGTGCAGCGCGTGCGTACGCTCCTGCACCTGCTGCTCAAGCTGCTGCGCCAGCCGTATGCGCCCCAGCGCCAGCGCGCACTGCCCAGCGAGTATTCGTAGGCACGCCCGCTCGTCCGGCGCAAAGGCGTGGGGCTCGCCGAAGGCCAGCACGATCACACCCAGGGACTGGCCTTCGAGCACGACCGGCAGGGCCGCACCCGCGCCCGCCGCGCCGCCCGGCAGGCCCTGCTCGAAAAAGAGCGGGGTGCCCGTTCCCAGCGCCTGCAGGGCGGGCGAGAGGCCGTCGAGACTGTCTTCTTCCCACAGGGGCCGCAGTCTCGCCTCGTCACCGTGGAGGGTGCCGATCTCCAGGCCGCCGTCACCGTCCACGAGCAGGGCTGCCGAACGCGCCGGGACGACGCCAAGGGTGGCCTGCAAGATGAGAGCACCGGCCGCCACGTGGGAGGACGCAGCCACCAGCGCCTCCGTGACCTGCTGAAGGTGCTGACTCATGGACGAGAACAACCAGGGGTCCTGGGCGGGCCGTTCGGGCATATCTTCAGCATACGTTCATGGAGCGCCGCGTTCTGCCTTATTTTCGCCATATCCCTGAACTTCCTCGGCCCTCACCTGGAGGCTCAGCCCTCACACACGATGGCGCGCCGCATGTCCTCAAACTGGACTGCAGCCGTAGCGCACGGCTGGCCCTCCCGGCTCAGCGGTGGAGAGGCGAGCGCCCGCCGCATCCACCTGAGGACTTTCCCACCCAGTGGGCCCCCCAGACCGGCTTTGCCCGCCCAACCGGACCCTTGCTGCGAACCACCGCCACCGGGAATGAATAGACGCAGAAAGAAGCCCATACGCGAGCAAACACCAGGGGTCACAAAAAAAGCACAAACGCGCGGGGCAGGGGTGCCCGAACCCTCGCCTGTCAAACCCCCACGTCACGGAAACGCCAGCACCCCCGCCTTAAATTAAGCGCTTATGCGTCACCTTGCCCTAATCCTGCTGCTCTGCTCTGCCACCGAGGCGCGTGCCGTCTCGTATTCCCTGCACCGCGTGAGTCACTACAACGCGGTGCGCGGCCAGACCGACAGCACCCCCAGGGTTTCGGCGTGTGGCCCTACCCGTACCCACCAGGTGGCCCTCAGCCGGGACCTGCTTCGCAAGGTCGGCTGCGGCGCACGCGTTCGCATCTCAATTCATGGCAAAAGCCACATCTATGTGGTCAACGACACCATGCACCGCCGATACCGGCGCACCGCCGACATTCTGGTTAGCGGGAGCGGCCGTGCACGCCGCTGGGGGGTGGCCCGGGGGACCTTAACGGTATTGCGAAAGGGCCGCCCTTACCGGGGCTAAGCCGCCCGAGCGGAACGTTTAAACCTTCTCCCAGAACGGAGGGCCAGCAGGCCGAACGAAAGCGAATACACCGAACCGGAAGAGGAGGGTCAGATGAAGCGCACCCCAGGAGGGAAGGAAATGAGAACCTTTGCGTATAAAAAGTCTAAGCTTTGCGTTCAGGATACGAAAAGCTCATTTCCGATCAGCTCTTGTTTTTCCCGTTGACCGGAAGGGGCTCCGGCTACGCTCCATTACCGCGTGAATGCTTCTGCCGGTTTGAGGAAACCCCTTTGGGGATGGTTACACGCGCCCCTGTTTCTCCGGGGCTCCCGTAAGGAGCAGATGGGAAATGACCGGGGCCCCTCTCCGCGCCGGTCAGGGCCCGCTTCTGACAGATGGGTGAGAAGGGTACATCAGAACATCGGTCAAAAAGAGGACTTCTTTTTGACCGAGCAGGACGAGCGAACTTCCATGCGCCTTTCCTCGCACAGCAGGCCTGGCTGGAAGAGACGTGACGGAAACCCGTGATTGCCCTTGGCGAAGAGCAGGGAGGGCCCTTCAGGATCTTTCCGCCACAGCCGTGAACGCGCCGGAGAGGCTGAGAAACAACCCGCAGATCGCCTCTTGTCTGGTGCCAGGCAAAAAGGCCTTCACCACACGGCTGAGAGTCGCCACGAGGAGAATCGGCGCCGTATTTCCCACCGTTGGCGTCTCCTCTACGCCCAGGGCACACAACTGCGAGTAATACGGATTCTAGCTGTTCTTTCTTATAGATCTGGATGTTGCCGATCTGCAAACGCCACGCCCAAACCCCAATTTTCCATCCGCTCGGGTTGAAGCACTTTGTAAAGGATTCAGTCGAAATTCCCAGAATACCGCCCGGTCTACCAGGCCGAATGCAGCGGTGGGCGCTGAACCCGGGTGGTCTGACGACCCCCACACCTGCGTTACGCACGGGGCACGGCCAACCCTTTTTGCCGAAATGAAGAAACCCCGCACTGGGCGGGGTTTTTCTTGGTGGGCGGTGAGGGATTTGAACCCACGACCCTACGCTTGTAAGGCGTACGCTCTACCGCTGAGCTAACCGCCCGGACTGCCCAGCCGGGCAGACAACCTCAGCATCTTAGAGGCAAGCGGGAGCAGCGTCAAGCGGGGTCCGGGGGAAAGGCCACGCCACCCAGCCGCTCCTCGAGACCGGCAGCGAGCGAGAGCAGCT is a genomic window containing:
- a CDS encoding putative bifunctional diguanylate cyclase/phosphodiesterase translates to MPERPAQDPWLFSSMSQHLQQVTEALVAASSHVAAGALILQATLGVVPARSAALLVDGDGGLEIGTLHGDEARLRPLWEEDSLDGLSPALQALGTGTPLFFEQGLPGGAAGAGAALPVVLEGQSLGVIVLAFGEPHAFAPDERACLRILAGQCALALGRIRLAQQLEQQVQERTHALHLANIKLQAASAGLEAKVRERTAELEAILSQLAYQARHDALTGLPTRWFFEEELVRSIALARTQGRSLLVMFVDLDGFKLVNDTLGHAVGDALLREVARRLGQAAPRHATVARMSGDEFTILIEERLTQAEVVETAHRVRTALEQPYLLGNVTAHITASIGVSLYPDDGSDADTLLRHADTAMYQAKHGGKNDIRFFTQEMNASEQHRSRLAVDIRGALAGGELSVQYQPQFDATGRRVVAFEALLRWDHPRLGRVSPEQFVPLLEDTGLIVPVGEWTLGEVCRQNAAWRAAGLRPVRVAVNVSMKQFARHDFLWMVQMALKQHGLEGDALELELTERLAVEDLDGTRQIIHELRAMGVTIVMDDFGTGHSALSSLLRLPLDLLKVDRTLLHELGAAPGARHVIGAVVSMAQALGIRVIAEGVESPAELITVSGMAFERLQGFLLGGPVGGEAAAQYLLP